One Clostridiales bacterium DNA segment encodes these proteins:
- the flgK gene encoding flagellar hook-associated protein FlgK yields the protein MSGLFSIFNIAKNGIRTHQTGLQVIAHNVANADTDGYSVQRANIRTTTPFGIPSLNSYCGPGQLGTGSIVSSIDRARDQFIDTQIRKETSTLGKYDARQQSLSEVEAVFNEPSDTGLSSVLDKFWSSWQQLSTNPEPNSTARTLVVQNAESLATAINHNYDQLTNIETNAADMTNQQVSEVNNILKQISDLNKQIKAVKIGGENPNDLLDRRDLLLDQLSERFGFEVDKGNLESISINAKTSDGSTVNVLSGTDVTNGLSFIKDVKNVSGNWQVTVYVDGNVNNEKTIDIDEATAKSIANIDAGNNVTSLKTHIIFYNNDGGTDNIKAAIFESGSLNGNETISSEVMKYKDQLNNLAKVLAISVNTIHSGSTDPDDTDTVNFFDKEAETADEPAKVISVNQEIIDDPKKINAGNYLNGDPNFSEGNGERALLMGQLQSAGLDILNIKSREDFINKSDANVTPDNLKIGGTPNGITIDNYFKSTIAELGVSSQEAQRMVTNQNVLLSQLKTKQQSVSGVSIDEEITNMIQFQRAYEANAKMVSVIDGLLDVVINGLIK from the coding sequence ATGAGCGGATTATTCAGTATATTTAATATTGCAAAAAACGGTATACGGACTCATCAGACGGGATTGCAGGTAATAGCCCATAATGTGGCGAATGCGGATACTGATGGCTATTCTGTACAAAGGGCAAATATAAGGACAACCACTCCTTTTGGGATACCTTCTCTGAACAGTTACTGCGGCCCCGGACAGCTTGGGACAGGCTCGATAGTTTCAAGCATAGACAGGGCAAGGGACCAATTTATTGATACTCAGATAAGAAAAGAAACCAGCACCCTTGGGAAATATGACGCAAGGCAGCAGTCTCTGTCGGAGGTGGAGGCAGTATTCAATGAGCCTTCGGATACCGGCTTGTCTTCGGTCTTGGATAAATTCTGGAGCTCATGGCAGCAGCTTTCCACGAATCCGGAACCCAATTCAACTGCCAGGACATTGGTTGTACAAAATGCCGAATCCCTTGCAACAGCAATAAACCATAACTATGATCAGCTTACGAATATAGAAACAAATGCTGCGGACATGACAAATCAGCAGGTGTCTGAAGTCAATAACATATTGAAACAGATAAGCGACTTAAACAAGCAGATCAAGGCCGTTAAAATAGGGGGTGAAAACCCCAATGATCTTTTAGACAGACGCGATTTATTGTTGGATCAGCTTTCGGAGAGGTTCGGATTTGAGGTAGATAAGGGTAATTTGGAGAGCATATCCATAAATGCAAAAACAAGCGATGGAAGCACGGTGAATGTTCTTTCAGGAACAGATGTAACAAATGGCCTTTCTTTTATAAAAGATGTAAAAAACGTATCCGGAAACTGGCAGGTAACGGTTTACGTAGATGGCAATGTCAATAATGAAAAAACAATAGATATCGATGAGGCGACTGCAAAATCCATTGCCAATATCGATGCAGGCAATAATGTAACATCTTTAAAGACCCATATAATATTTTATAACAACGATGGCGGTACGGATAATATAAAGGCGGCGATATTTGAAAGCGGGAGCTTGAACGGGAATGAAACAATAAGCAGCGAGGTTATGAAATATAAGGATCAGCTCAACAATCTTGCAAAAGTGCTGGCCATTTCAGTCAATACGATACATTCCGGCTCCACCGATCCCGATGATACGGACACGGTGAATTTTTTCGATAAAGAAGCCGAAACGGCCGATGAACCTGCAAAAGTTATAAGTGTAAATCAGGAAATCATAGATGACCCTAAAAAGATAAATGCCGGGAACTATTTAAATGGCGACCCTAATTTCAGCGAAGGAAACGGAGAGCGTGCCTTGCTTATGGGACAGCTTCAATCGGCGGGGCTTGATATTTTGAATATAAAAAGCAGAGAGGATTTTATCAACAAATCGGATGCAAATGTGACCCCCGATAATCTAAAAATAGGCGGGACTCCAAACGGGATTACAATCGACAATTATTTCAAGAGCACCATTGCGGAGCTTGGAGTTTCAAGTCAGGAGGCCCAAAGGATGGTCACCAATCAGAATGTCCTGTTGTCCCAGCTAAAGACAAAGCAGCAGTCGGTATCTGGTGTTTCGATAGATGAAGAGATAACGAATATGATACAGTTTCAAAGGGCATATGAAGCAAATGCAAAGATGGTAAGTGTGATAGACGGGCTTCTCGATGTCGTTATAAACGGTCTTATCAAATAG
- the flgN gene encoding flagellar export chaperone FlgN, producing MDIVRIIGLYTGYLLEMLDVISDEREILIKDEASKLEDRIEKKMYLAGKIKDVDNMRQEMFSGKKLSDFVRAGILKKSDADRFIKLVNTVEEENETNMALTEQSLSYIRFVKSALNLNPAALTYKNSGKIDSGETGSIFTKKA from the coding sequence TTGGATATTGTACGGATTATAGGGTTATATACCGGATATCTTTTGGAAATGCTTGATGTGATTTCCGATGAAAGGGAGATATTGATCAAGGATGAAGCAAGTAAACTTGAAGATAGAATCGAGAAAAAAATGTATCTTGCAGGCAAAATAAAAGATGTGGATAATATGAGGCAGGAAATGTTTAGCGGAAAAAAGTTGAGTGATTTTGTAAGGGCGGGCATCTTAAAGAAAAGTGATGCCGACAGGTTTATAAAACTTGTTAACACTGTTGAGGAAGAGAATGAAACGAACATGGCCCTGACAGAACAGTCTTTGAGTTATATAAGATTTGTAAAATCAGCGCTGAATCTAAATCCTGCCGCGTTAACATATAAAAATAGCGGAAAAATCGATAGTGGAGAAACCGGCAGTATATTTACAAAAAAAGCATAG
- the flgM gene encoding flagellar biosynthesis anti-sigma factor FlgM, with translation MKVTRDNGIRAVEIYAENKLKPVHERGTISKKGDTIEISKEGKEIAKYVSIVKNISDIRVQKIEELKQKIESGKYDVSSEDIAKKIVNAIKGKEI, from the coding sequence ATGAAGGTTACAAGGGACAACGGAATAAGGGCTGTGGAGATATATGCTGAAAACAAGTTAAAACCGGTGCATGAAAGAGGCACGATAAGTAAAAAGGGTGATACAATCGAAATTTCAAAAGAAGGAAAAGAGATCGCAAAGTATGTTTCCATTGTAAAGAATATATCCGACATAAGGGTCCAGAAAATAGAAGAGTTGAAACAAAAGATCGAAAGCGGAAAGTATGATGTGTCGTCGGAGGATATCGCCAAGAAAATAGTAAACGCTATAAAAGGAAAGGAAATATAG
- a CDS encoding DUF2225 domain-containing protein, with protein MDDIYYMKKFTCPVCENVFSSTKIKSSKLIPLKTDTDMCTYYKGLNPYFYEINVCPKCGFAFSDHFKHELRVNDKSSFLKIFSSRWKKQDLCGIRTFDQAVDAFEIAILSGQIVNLNPGKMAVICLRLSWIYRMQNKKDDERRFMKSAVDLLEKAYEVGGIDDDEDISPEILVYLLGELNFRLGNRNETVKWFNIAISRYSKDPSVKKRISNMISDRWLEIKDNFK; from the coding sequence ATGGATGATATATATTATATGAAAAAGTTCACATGCCCTGTTTGCGAGAATGTCTTCAGCTCTACAAAGATAAAATCGAGCAAGTTAATCCCTTTGAAGACCGATACGGATATGTGTACATATTATAAGGGACTCAATCCATATTTTTATGAGATAAATGTTTGCCCCAAATGCGGTTTCGCTTTTTCCGATCATTTTAAGCATGAACTAAGAGTAAATGATAAAAGCAGTTTTTTAAAAATTTTTTCCAGCCGTTGGAAAAAGCAGGATTTATGTGGAATAAGGACATTTGATCAGGCTGTAGATGCTTTTGAAATCGCAATATTGAGCGGACAGATCGTAAATTTGAATCCCGGAAAGATGGCCGTAATATGCCTGAGGTTATCGTGGATATACCGCATGCAGAATAAAAAAGATGATGAGAGAAGATTTATGAAATCCGCAGTGGACTTACTTGAAAAGGCATATGAAGTTGGAGGTATCGACGATGACGAGGATATAAGCCCTGAAATTTTAGTTTACTTGCTGGGGGAACTTAATTTCAGGCTTGGGAATCGGAATGAGACTGTTAAATGGTTTAATATTGCGATATCCAGATACAGCAAGGATCCGTCTGTAAAAAAAAGGATTTCAAATATGATCTCGGATCGATGGCTGGAGATAAAGGATAATTTCAAATAG
- the fliY gene encoding flagellar motor switch phosphatase FliY, whose translation MNNDILSQKEIDALLSSNDEALKVSDDLDDEDKDLLGEIGNICMGSAATALSKLINQKVSITTPKVKVTTLDELKKTFEVPNISIEVRFIKGLGGANLLVLKVPDAGIIADLMMGQKGDRKVMELSEIEMSAVSEAMNQMIGTAATSMASMFKREVNISPPNAFLWDNKAQRLSNVIEEGEKVVHVAFKLKVGSLVDSEIMQLFPIETAQSIIDAMNQNYRGSQNENEAAAEDPAPADDGIKEKTDEKEDPQKDEVLVDKAQFMPLHDCSPKGNERNIDLILDVPIEISAILGRTTKTIKEILDLNNGSLIELDKLVEEPVDILVNGKMVAQGEVVVVNENFGVRITNIVSNAERVKGLKDK comes from the coding sequence ATGAATAACGATATATTATCGCAGAAGGAAATAGATGCTCTGCTAAGCAGCAATGACGAGGCTTTAAAAGTTTCGGACGATCTCGATGATGAGGATAAGGATCTTTTGGGTGAAATAGGGAATATCTGTATGGGCTCTGCTGCCACAGCCCTTTCAAAACTTATAAACCAGAAGGTAAGCATAACTACTCCAAAGGTAAAAGTTACGACACTTGATGAACTCAAAAAGACATTTGAAGTTCCCAATATTTCAATAGAAGTCAGGTTCATTAAGGGTTTGGGGGGTGCAAACCTTCTTGTGCTCAAGGTGCCGGATGCAGGTATCATAGCTGACCTTATGATGGGGCAAAAGGGCGATAGAAAGGTTATGGAGCTTTCGGAAATCGAAATGAGCGCCGTATCCGAGGCTATGAACCAGATGATAGGAACTGCCGCAACTTCTATGGCATCGATGTTTAAGCGCGAAGTGAATATTTCACCTCCGAATGCATTCCTCTGGGATAATAAGGCACAAAGATTGAGCAATGTTATAGAAGAGGGAGAAAAAGTAGTCCATGTAGCATTCAAGCTAAAGGTGGGTTCACTGGTCGATAGCGAGATAATGCAGCTCTTCCCCATTGAAACGGCGCAAAGTATAATAGATGCCATGAATCAAAACTATAGGGGATCTCAAAATGAAAATGAAGCAGCAGCGGAAGATCCGGCTCCTGCCGATGATGGTATAAAGGAAAAAACGGATGAAAAAGAGGATCCACAAAAGGATGAAGTACTTGTCGATAAAGCACAGTTTATGCCTTTGCATGATTGCAGTCCAAAAGGCAATGAAAGGAATATCGATCTTATACTGGATGTCCCCATAGAAATTTCAGCTATACTCGGGAGGACGACCAAAACTATCAAGGAGATACTGGACCTTAATAACGGCTCTTTAATCGAGCTCGATAAATTGGTGGAGGAACCCGTCGATATACTTGTAAACGGCAAGATGGTGGCTCAGGGTGAAGTAGTCGTTGTAAATGAAAACTTTGGCGTGAGGATTACAAATATAGTGAGCAATGCAGAAAGGGTAAAAGGGCTTAAGGACAAATAA
- the fliM gene encoding flagellar motor switch protein FliM: protein MSEILSQNEIDELLSALSSGQIVPEAVPETKNKHQVKKYDFKSPKKFSKDHITTLEMVHENYARIISGFLTAQVRTNVQVNVAIVDQVTYEEFIRSISNPTILTIYKMPPLSGSLLLETSPQFVFQILDVLFGGSGQMTYKVRDFTEIEKTVMRTICEKLVENLKLAWEDIMDVQPEIQDIETNPALNQTMAPNEPVAIITLSVKMNGIQTYINLCIPYIAIEKVLDKIVIKYWTGTETLNKNEDRNIMKKRIEDVPLKLTAILGKTQIFIKNFLDLQAGDVITFDNSVKAPIDLYIENNLCYKVIPGTYNKKRAVQIAQIIEKDVEGYE from the coding sequence ATGAGCGAAATATTATCCCAGAATGAAATAGATGAACTTCTTTCAGCGCTGTCATCAGGCCAGATAGTTCCCGAAGCCGTTCCTGAGACTAAGAATAAACATCAGGTAAAAAAATATGATTTTAAATCTCCAAAAAAATTTTCCAAGGATCATATAACAACACTTGAGATGGTACATGAAAATTATGCGAGGATTATTTCGGGATTTTTGACAGCCCAGGTAAGGACGAACGTACAGGTGAATGTGGCAATTGTCGATCAGGTAACATATGAAGAATTCATCCGGTCCATAAGCAATCCGACGATACTGACAATATACAAGATGCCTCCGCTTTCCGGCTCGCTGCTTCTCGAGACAAGCCCGCAGTTTGTATTTCAGATACTGGATGTATTATTCGGCGGGTCGGGGCAGATGACATACAAAGTAAGGGATTTTACGGAGATCGAAAAAACAGTCATGAGGACCATATGCGAAAAACTGGTTGAAAACCTTAAACTGGCATGGGAAGACATTATGGATGTGCAGCCTGAAATACAGGATATAGAGACAAATCCGGCGTTGAACCAGACGATGGCTCCAAATGAACCTGTTGCAATTATTACTCTGAGCGTAAAGATGAATGGCATCCAGACATACATAAATCTTTGCATACCCTATATAGCAATTGAAAAAGTTCTCGATAAGATAGTTATAAAATACTGGACAGGTACGGAGACGTTAAATAAAAACGAAGACAGAAATATCATGAAAAAAAGGATAGAAGACGTGCCTCTAAAGCTCACGGCGATTTTAGGAAAGACTCAGATATTTATAAAAAACTTTCTGGACCTGCAGGCGGGTGATGTGATAACTTTTGATAATTCTGTAAAAGCACCAATTGATTTATATATTGAAAACAATTTATGCTATAAGGTAATTCCGGGTACTTACAACAAAAAGAGAGCAGTACAGATAGCACAAATAATAGAAAAGGATGTGGAAGGGTATGAATAA
- a CDS encoding chemotaxis protein CheW — protein MQIVVFYVGNEKYAIDTSHVQIINKMTDITCVPCAPSYIKGLINLRGNIITVYDPYFILGVNEAAPKPENILIVETEDETIGVTVDGVADVVDISEDEIKDISVKDSDEKKYIKGTINIKDYLVTLIDPDEFVNANK, from the coding sequence ATGCAGATTGTAGTTTTCTATGTTGGCAATGAAAAATATGCGATAGATACTTCACATGTTCAGATTATAAATAAAATGACAGATATTACCTGCGTTCCGTGTGCTCCTTCTTATATCAAAGGCCTTATCAATCTCAGGGGGAATATAATAACGGTATACGATCCGTATTTTATACTTGGAGTGAATGAAGCCGCCCCAAAACCTGAAAATATACTGATAGTTGAAACAGAAGACGAGACAATAGGCGTAACGGTTGATGGAGTTGCAGACGTAGTGGATATAAGTGAGGATGAAATAAAGGATATATCTGTTAAAGACAGTGATGAAAAAAAGTACATAAAAGGGACAATAAATATAAAAGACTATTTGGTTACATTAATCGATCCGGATGAATTTGTAAATGCAAATAAATAA
- a CDS encoding response regulator, producing MSGKILIVDDAAFMRMMIKDILVNNGYEIAGEASNGAKAIELYKNERPDLVTMDITMPDMDGIAAVKEIIKIDPNAKIIMCSALGQQSMVMEAIKSGAKDFIVKPFQPDRVIEALKKVLG from the coding sequence ATGTCGGGGAAAATATTAATAGTAGATGATGCAGCATTCATGAGGATGATGATAAAAGATATACTGGTGAATAACGGATATGAAATTGCCGGCGAGGCAAGCAACGGCGCCAAGGCGATCGAACTTTATAAAAATGAAAGACCGGATCTTGTGACAATGGATATAACAATGCCTGATATGGATGGTATCGCAGCCGTAAAAGAGATAATAAAAATAGATCCTAACGCCAAGATAATAATGTGCAGTGCCTTAGGACAGCAGTCTATGGTTATGGAAGCCATTAAATCAGGAGCAAAGGACTTTATTGTAAAGCCGTTTCAGCCGGACAGGGTTATTGAGGCTTTAAAGAAAGTACTTGGTTAA
- a CDS encoding chemotaxis protein CheC — protein MDYRKLTELQMDALKEIGNIGAGNAATALSQMIQRRINMNVPQIDILPVDDIVSRLGGKEDRVIAVVLRVFGDAPGNILFLLTMESSYRLVEMLTGRKETGDLDEFEMSALEEIGNILSGAYLNSIVKFTKLAMVSSVPAISNDMLFPLMTSVFMESEQFGDYIMSIEAKFSEGDRDIKGYFFYIPKPGSLEKIISKLGLM, from the coding sequence ATGGATTACAGAAAATTAACGGAATTACAGATGGATGCGCTGAAGGAAATAGGGAATATTGGAGCGGGAAACGCCGCGACAGCGCTATCTCAAATGATACAAAGAAGAATAAATATGAATGTTCCGCAGATCGATATACTGCCAGTCGACGATATCGTATCGAGATTAGGCGGTAAGGAAGATAGGGTAATTGCAGTAGTACTCAGAGTATTCGGGGATGCTCCTGGGAATATATTATTTCTTCTAACGATGGAGAGCTCATACAGGCTGGTCGAAATGCTGACAGGCAGAAAAGAAACAGGAGACCTGGACGAATTTGAAATGTCGGCTCTGGAGGAAATAGGCAATATTCTATCCGGTGCATATTTAAATTCTATTGTAAAGTTTACAAAACTTGCAATGGTTTCGTCTGTCCCGGCTATTTCCAATGATATGCTTTTTCCGTTAATGACCAGCGTTTTCATGGAGTCGGAGCAGTTTGGAGATTATATAATGTCTATTGAAGCGAAGTTTAGCGAAGGCGACAGGGATATAAAGGGGTATTTCTTCTATATACCGAAGCCTGGTTCTCTTGAAAAAATAATCAGCAAATTAGGATTGATGTAA